A stretch of the Verrucomicrobiota bacterium genome encodes the following:
- a CDS encoding PAS domain S-box protein encodes MGAARACFRASERSVLEAAGRADGLTNYQFTEFGLNRQLVAAQPRTDHFPLHYIEPIEENRKLLGWDVASDPMRLGWLMDSCTNNEPAVSERITLSKEPDPQASVTVIAAVLRNGGKLETVADRLEHLHGFVLGMFRVGDGVEASLLGNPFGGLDLLVVDASAADATNRFLYYHPGETNIPKSSAAARVQAAPTPPLGKTNLTANLESIEQEFRSGRHRIERVAMSRHREWLCLFRPTQEFLASMKSPQPMFALVAGLSFSALLTAYLLATGRRSQQVETLVNERTAALEEANLRLERETRERGQMALALRESEQHLRTLIEVCPDAIWVSRKSRIEFVNEAAVHLFGATSRDQLLRKSPYDLIHPDYHDAVTERRWQILELGVPAPLMEQKIIRLDGRAVEVEVAAAPFKDREGSAVVAMFRDITERKLAEQERQRLNRKLQEAAKLESLGVMAGGIAHDFNNLLTGILCHASLAKLDLAADSPLQEGLTEIETASLRAADLCKQMLAYSGKGQLLVQALDVSAVVQDSLNLLRLSISKKVSLDLNLAAGLPPVEADATQIRQVIMNLVINASEAIGENTGAIRVSTGVMRASREYLAGTILAPEIPEGDYVFLEIADTGCGMSAETISKIFDPFFTTKFTGRGLGLAAVLGIVRGHNGALKVTSQLGRGSAFRLLLPVATATLKPAHSDTKTDLREWRGSGTVLVVDDEEPVRRVAAQSLRRLGFDPVLAKDGREALQIFQRDPDHFVAVLLDLTMPQLDGSQTFQALKVIRPGVRVMLMSGFDQQEAIARFAGKGLAGFLQKPFQVHTLLDRMREALSGDR; translated from the coding sequence GGTCGCCGCGCAGCCCCGAACGGACCACTTTCCCCTTCATTACATCGAGCCGATTGAGGAGAACCGAAAGCTCCTCGGCTGGGACGTCGCCTCCGATCCCATGCGGCTGGGGTGGTTGATGGACTCGTGCACCAACAATGAACCCGCTGTCAGCGAACGGATCACGCTGTCCAAAGAGCCCGATCCCCAGGCCAGTGTGACCGTGATCGCGGCCGTGTTGCGCAACGGAGGAAAACTAGAAACTGTCGCGGACCGGCTCGAACACTTGCACGGCTTTGTTCTGGGAATGTTTCGCGTGGGCGACGGTGTGGAAGCTTCGCTCCTGGGGAACCCGTTCGGAGGATTGGACCTGCTCGTCGTGGATGCTTCCGCGGCGGACGCCACAAACCGGTTCCTTTACTATCACCCCGGCGAGACAAACATACCCAAGTCCTCGGCTGCCGCACGAGTTCAGGCCGCGCCTACGCCGCCTCTGGGGAAGACGAATTTGACCGCGAACCTCGAGTCGATTGAGCAGGAGTTCCGTTCGGGACGGCATCGGATCGAACGGGTCGCCATGTCGCGCCATCGGGAGTGGCTGTGCTTGTTCCGCCCCACCCAGGAATTCCTGGCGAGCATGAAGTCGCCGCAGCCCATGTTCGCTCTGGTGGCAGGACTCTCGTTCAGCGCGCTGTTGACGGCGTACTTGCTCGCGACCGGGAGGCGTTCGCAGCAAGTTGAAACCTTGGTGAACGAACGAACCGCGGCGCTCGAAGAAGCCAACCTCCGGCTCGAACGGGAGACGCGCGAGCGCGGCCAAATGGCGCTCGCCCTGCGCGAAAGCGAACAGCACTTGCGCACCCTGATCGAAGTCTGCCCGGACGCGATTTGGGTCAGCCGCAAGAGCCGCATCGAGTTCGTCAATGAAGCCGCGGTGCATTTGTTCGGGGCCACTTCCCGAGACCAGTTGCTCCGAAAATCCCCCTACGATTTGATTCACCCGGATTACCACGACGCCGTGACGGAGCGGCGCTGGCAAATCCTGGAGCTCGGCGTGCCGGCTCCGTTGATGGAGCAGAAGATCATTCGGCTCGACGGTCGCGCCGTGGAAGTGGAAGTCGCCGCCGCGCCTTTCAAAGATCGCGAAGGTTCCGCCGTCGTCGCCATGTTCCGCGATATCACGGAACGCAAGCTGGCCGAACAGGAGCGGCAGCGGTTGAACCGGAAACTGCAGGAAGCGGCGAAGCTGGAAAGCCTCGGCGTCATGGCGGGCGGCATCGCCCACGATTTCAACAATCTGCTCACGGGCATCCTCTGCCACGCGTCGCTCGCCAAATTGGATCTGGCCGCGGACTCCCCCCTGCAGGAAGGTTTGACCGAGATCGAGACGGCTTCCTTGCGGGCCGCGGACCTGTGCAAGCAAATGCTCGCGTATTCGGGCAAAGGACAACTTCTGGTGCAAGCCCTGGACGTGAGCGCCGTCGTGCAGGATTCGCTCAATTTGCTCCGGCTATCCATCAGCAAAAAGGTCTCTCTCGATCTCAACCTCGCCGCGGGACTTCCGCCGGTGGAAGCCGACGCGACGCAAATCCGCCAGGTCATCATGAACCTGGTCATCAACGCCTCCGAAGCAATCGGTGAGAACACGGGCGCCATCCGGGTTTCGACGGGCGTGATGCGAGCCAGCCGCGAATATCTGGCGGGCACCATTCTTGCGCCGGAAATTCCCGAAGGGGACTATGTCTTCCTGGAGATCGCGGATACGGGCTGCGGCATGAGCGCGGAAACGATCAGCAAGATTTTCGATCCGTTCTTCACAACCAAATTCACAGGGCGCGGTCTGGGATTGGCGGCCGTGCTCGGCATCGTGCGTGGACACAATGGCGCGCTCAAAGTCACCAGCCAGCTCGGACGCGGATCGGCGTTTCGCTTGTTGTTGCCGGTGGCGACGGCGACCTTGAAACCAGCCCATTCAGACACGAAAACAGATCTCCGAGAGTGGCGCGGGTCGGGCACAGTTCTGGTCGTGGATGACGAGGAACCTGTGCGGCGCGTCGCGGCACAATCGCTCCGCCGCCTGGGATTCGACCCCGTCCTGGCCAAAGACGGGAGAGAAGCGCTCCAGATTTTCCAGCGCGACCCGGATCATTTCGTCGCCGTGCTCTTGGATCTGACCATGCCGCAGCTTGATGGAAGCCAAACCTTCCAGGCGCTCAAAGTCATTCGCCCGGGCGTGCGCGTGATGCTGATGAGCGGCTTCGATCAGCAAGAGGCCATCGCGCGGTTCGCTGGCAAAGGGCTGGCGGGGTTCCTTCAGAAGCCATTCCAAGTTCACACGCTCCTGGACCGCATGCGGGAGGCGTTGTCCGGTGATCGGTGA
- a CDS encoding glycosyltransferase family 2 protein, which produces MHMLTTVVPVYNGERYLPATLQCLAAQTRRPDRVIILDNCSTDQTRSIVQNFSGLKCEWRQHERNIGLLANLNFGLKFAAETQVLHLLMADDLVKPAFYEKSMATLEPVPGHSMAYSFHEDIDVAGAVIGPAIRRPAGPARTVPKTDFLGRQAELTTMLLPGVIFKTDYQPPVCEFREFPQVADCLFLAEWAARCRQIVEVPEYLCQYRLHPFNATSANIHNLQSWLLDEWRVMQMVLPWIEESAVNHWLRARKLECLFAARSWVKVDMMRRVKPEYAREIQATMRQTVGAIPAMLGWLALRGRDALWRLQGRETKAETLLKAGIQ; this is translated from the coding sequence ACCCGCCGCCCCGACCGCGTCATCATTCTCGACAATTGTTCGACCGATCAGACCCGGAGCATCGTCCAGAATTTCTCCGGCTTGAAATGTGAATGGCGGCAGCACGAACGAAACATCGGCTTGCTGGCCAATTTGAATTTCGGGTTGAAGTTTGCCGCCGAAACGCAAGTCCTGCACTTGCTCATGGCCGACGATCTCGTGAAACCGGCGTTTTACGAGAAATCGATGGCCACGCTGGAGCCGGTACCAGGGCATTCCATGGCCTACAGTTTTCACGAAGATATCGATGTGGCCGGCGCCGTGATTGGTCCAGCCATTCGCCGCCCCGCCGGTCCCGCTCGCACGGTGCCCAAAACTGACTTTCTGGGGCGGCAAGCGGAGTTGACCACCATGCTCTTGCCGGGGGTCATTTTCAAAACGGACTATCAACCTCCCGTGTGCGAGTTTCGTGAGTTCCCCCAGGTTGCGGATTGTTTGTTCCTGGCAGAATGGGCGGCGCGATGCCGGCAAATCGTCGAAGTGCCCGAATACCTCTGCCAGTATCGGCTCCATCCGTTCAACGCCACGAGCGCGAACATTCACAATCTTCAGTCGTGGCTGCTCGACGAATGGCGCGTCATGCAAATGGTCCTGCCCTGGATTGAAGAAAGCGCAGTGAACCATTGGCTGCGCGCCCGAAAACTCGAATGCCTTTTCGCGGCTCGATCCTGGGTCAAGGTCGATATGATGCGCCGGGTTAAACCGGAGTACGCCCGCGAAATCCAGGCGACCATGCGCCAGACGGTTGGGGCGATCCCGGCGATGCTAGGCTGGCTGGCGTTGCGCGGACGCGACGCGCTCTGGCGGCTCCAGGGGCGGGAGACGAAGGCAGAGACGCTTTTGAAGGCGGGAATTCAGTAA